CACCTACACctgagtcttgtccaaacaatctcaTATGTAGCTTTAATATTGATCTCAATGGATTTTAGTTTCTTGTCAACTGTAACACATACACCATTTCCCATTGGCCTATCCTTCTGATATACAatcaaattttccacaaaaacctcactgctatcaatttcaggtttcaaccagctttctgtaactaGTATTacatgagcttcactgcttttcatgaacacttcaaactctggcactttgttgtgaatacttTGGCAGCGCCACACATCAGTCAGGTATAGGTGAGTTGTtgccttttctttattttatgtgttaaactctgCTtgtattgcaaattttggagatgaaaattttaaaaatttatttacttctATGTTTATTTATTAATGCCATTTGGCATCAAATTCTGGGTTAACTTATCATTCAGGAAATAAGTGTTTGTTGAACATGTAATAGGATAAAAAGTGGTGTCCACTCTTATGGACAACTCCTTAAATAGTTGGGCATACTGAAAACAGTTCGTAATATATATACTCAATAAAGAATGAGGTATTCAGACATAAAAATGACTGACCATCTACCCAGCGATGTAAAGAATTTAATACATATttattaacttcaaacacaaactcAAATGACATCTTTTTAATTACTGTTTCTACTTCATTAAATAATTTATGAATTTATAAtcaatatggtgtgtgtgtgtgtgtagagagagagagagagagagagagagagagagagagagagagagcacagttATGTGTAAATCAAATCAATGTATGTAAAAGAGGAGTATAAACACATTGACTGAACATAATTATGCATAAATCActctatgtaaataaaaaaagtacctAAAGACAGTCTTGTAAACTGTTAGCATGTAACAATATTTTTTTGCTTAGAGAGTGTATTGTAATTCGTATAACCGTATGTTTTTGAAGTGTGGCTACTGTGCACCATTGATGTGCATATGATTGGTTGCCTGTTGTCattctttgtactttgtttctattttactttgatgatagtTATGGTGGTAAATTATTATTGTACATATAAACTGTTATCAAGTAATACTCACTGTATTTTGCAGAGTAAATACTTTACTGTGTAGGTAGCATAAAGATATGAATGATGCCTGAACTGTAGAACTCTATGCGAAAAAAATATCTACATCTCTCAAAAAAAGTAACATACCTGAGTTTTCCTACCATCTTCGGTGAGATTATCCCATTACTAGCAACTAGTGAATCTGCTAATGTTGTTTTCCCATGATCTACATGTGCAATGATACATATATTGCGTATGTGATCAGTTTTTATTTGCAACTGAGACAATTTCTCTGCATTAACTAACCTCATCTTGCATCAAATtcctaaaaacaaaatacaaataaattattgttaCTTTGATTCTAGCACTATTTCATACATATATATCTGTGTCTCCacaggagattttttttttatttacaaatgaaCGAATTATGAATGAACAGATTTAAAACCGGTACAGCAAATAGATTACAACTATATCCAGACATACACAGAATTCAAATCTCTGGCTTTTATTGACAATGTTTCATTAGCTCAGCCACTTGAACATGCCTCAGGATTTAACTATTAGCTCTAGCCTTCAAATGTTAACACAGACTCTCTCATTATGATGTTTGAGGAAATAATTAAAGATAGTGCAGCAAGTTGGGTCACAAAACCTGCTTATATGTTTCAGATGCCTGAAAAACCCAATGACCAAGATTGTAATTTCAATGTTgttcaatttttaatttctcttctGCACAGGTATCAATTAAGAGTCTCCTAATGAGTTAAAGTTTGCTGCTGTTCAACTGTTACACTTGAAAAGCGATAATAAATGAGAGTACAGAAGTATACCAACAAAATGAAAAGTCACTTAAACACTGTTAAATGTATTCCAATCTACCTCAAATACGTGTGACAAATATATATGTCCCACACAAATATACATGAGACCTCAAATACAACTCATTGTGACAATCTACCACAATTTGAGAATAATAAGAGTTTAACATTCCATCAATGACAATTAGAGACTGACTGAACATGGATCGGGAAGGTCCTTTTCAGTGGAGCCACTCTGGAAAATACCTTTAATGATTTAGATGAACCACTTATCACTGACTAATAAAAAAAGGAAGGAGGTTTAAAGTTTAATGTCCTGCTGTAGATGAGGTACTTAGAAACATAACACAAGTCTGCATTATTCAAGGGTGGGAAAGACGTCTGGTTGAAGACACAAAACCTGCTCCATCAGAATGAGACTGCTGTATGGTAACCTCTGCACCACCTTGCTCACTCCTACAATTTAGAGCACAGTGGTACCTATCtcaattagttagttacatgttccatacatcatttgaATGATTCATTTATTGAAATGATATAGATTTTACGTTACTGGGCAGGTgatgaaagatttttgttgctgcatattgagctCCTTtcagagccactgacagctttaataacagGTAATAAATGTATTTTCCCATCTAGTGTTGTAAGTagggacatcactgttcttctccagTTGTCATGGATTATTTATAATGAATTTCATTTCAGTGTGTAGCAAAAGATTACATGCCCCACAATAACAGGATTTATATAGCCTTCGATTATAATATATTCTAAATGAAACTACATTTTTTGTGGTGTTtcataatttaaggacataaaaATTAGTGGTCACTGAGAATAAAAGGGTGCTCAGAACATCAGGATTAAatcatagaaagaaaaaaaaagtgcaaggCTTGTCTGAAAGATTATTGGGGCCAGTTAACCAACTGGAAGCAAGATGACTGCAGAGCTGCATAAATATTAAAGCAAATGTTCCTGTCTGCAAATTACTGAAAAGTAATAGCTAAGAGAAGATTCTTGCACTGACCATTTTTTGTTGGTGAAATGAAGAACCATCTGTAAAAAAGCTATGTTTCTCAAACTGTTTCAGTATGGGACTATCTTTTTCCTTCTAGCACCTACATATCTGTCTGTAAGGTATTAGTTTATATTTATAAACACACTGAAAACGGAGACTTGCAAACCAACAGTTCTTGATCTCAATTCTCTGCAAAACTATGAAGGTACTATTTTCACTATTTCTGTGATCTAGCTACATATGACAAttcttttacatctacattcaATATTGAATTATGAGCTAACCACAACTATTTATAGTATACCTGAAGCACAATCCATATCTGACAACTATACAGCTAaatacccccccccctctcccagtacTAAAAGAATCAACTTCACAGGATGTAATGCCAATCAAGTACAcagcatgatgtgtaaaaaatagTTACTCAATGACACAATTTGAAAAATCTGCTTTCATGAGTTAGAGCATAAGAGTAATAAAGGCTACcactaaacagaaatgaaaaatgattGCTTACTTTATGGATACGGACCTGTCATGGGGAAGGGCAGTAAATGCTGGAAAGAGTTATATACTTGACTGGTATTCTACATGACAAATGGGATTTCTTGTGATACACTTACAGGCAATGATTATCATCTGTTGCACTTACAAGGCAACTACAGTGTCATTAAAAATGTTTCTATTTTTTGCATGCATAAATGAATTCAAATCACTTCTCATTTCACACTACAATAgactggttttattttattttatcttgttgaaatggagttttggtttaaaaaaaagtgtaattataGTTAGCTTAATTGCCACAGTGTTTGCATTACATATAAGTCCATCAGATTATGTTACCTTTTCCCGCTTTCACATGTTAAGAAATGAAGTTTCTCTTACTTAAAGAGAAATATCGAAAAGTATTAGgttaatgtaaataaaacagaaagaaacttccacatgggaaaaatatattaaaaacaaagattccaagacttaccaagcgggaaagcgccggcagacaggcacatgaacaaaacacacacagaattacgagctttcgcaactggcagttgcttcgtcaggaaggaaggaaggagagggaaaaatgaaaggatgtgggttttaagggagagggtaaggagtcattccaatcccgggagcggaaagacttcccttaggggaaaaaaaggacaggtgtacactcgcacacacacacacacacacacacacacatatccatctgcacatacacagacacaagcagacatatatgactgcttgtgtctgtgtatgtgcaggtgtgtgtgtgtgtgtgtgtgtgtgtgtgtgtgcgcgagtgtacacctgtcctttttttcctctaagggaagtctttccgctcccgggattggaatgactccttaccctctcccttaaaacccacatcctttcatttttccctctccttccttccttccttcctgacgaagcaactgccagttgcgaaagctcgtaattctgtgtgtgttttgttcatgtgcctgtctgccggcgctttcccgcttggtaagtcttggaatctttgtttttaatataaagtatTAGGTTAGAAATACACCCGAGCTGTGGCATATTCTTGATAATGTGACTTTCAGCTGTAGTATAGCTTTAAAATGTAGAAACAAGTCACATTAGAAATTAAACTGCAGGTACCTTTACAACAGTCTGGTCAAGCTGACTGACAGGATACCCACATAATACATATTTTAGGTGTTCATAGGCACAGTTACTGTGGTCACAGATCTTCCAAAAAGCAACCACGCAGCACCCACAGCAGCATGTGGTACTCAGCATCATTACAACTGCAAACATAACCTAAGGTTAGCACAGCATTGTAAATCTTCAATGACAGCTATCTTTTCTGGTTATTGTCTGCATCCATCTTCATATTTCACCCACTTATGCACACTCCTCAAATGTACATCTTGACtattaattgttttaatttttatgagTAAATCTCATTCAACACTTCCCcttaaaaatttatttgtttatttttgtgttttgaatGCATTCTCTTTTTCATCGGGATTTTATTTCCAACATCAAATTTGTGGTTTCTTTTATAAATACATTATTCCTCAAATGTTCTGTGTTTATACTGATTTATGCCATACTCAACCCATCATTTCAAACAAAGATGACTGGTAACTTTCACACTTATCTACACTagcctctgctcccccccccccccccccccctcccccgttttgCATGAAGACCATCTTTTTCCATAACAATACCACTAAAACAGTCTTAGAAGATTAGTAGTTTACCATATGTTTGAGAACCACTCCTTCCATTATCAAGTACCTCAATATAGTATCTATtaaatgtatttcaatttttaGCTTCTTAAAATTATCCTTAAATTATTCTAAAAGAATGTCAACTTCATATCTATAAGACaggttttgtttcaagtacatctacttttatttttattgtgaacaGCTGATAGTACCGATATCAATTCATTTAGtggtatttaaaaatgtaaatcgTGATAACAGTGGTTCAGTTATCAAATTTCTATCTTACTGCTTATGTCATAAAAGAAGTAAATTCCAGGAAATACCTGATTTCTCCTCCTGCACTTACAACATTTAGTCAAATAACTTAAAAGGAGCACTGTATTTACATTTCTGTGTGATCAAAACTttcatatttgagaattactcatttCCCTATATGTAAGAAAGAAGATGACAGAATTCTTAATTTGTCATTGCACACCTCCTAGAATGTAAGTTTTCAGAGTCAAATCATAACCTATAACATCTTTTATCAGCTCTTGACACCCTTCTGTTTCATTCTTTCTTTCCTTAAACTAACAGAATTGTTATGGAGTCATAGTATTTCTTATTCATCACAGTCTACTGTGGTTCAGTGATTTTTAGCACCTAAAGCTTTTGCTCTGGTTTAGCATCATGTGGACTATGTTTCTCAATAAACATAatcaatttaatattttatttataactttAGGTAGTGGGTGGGGCAAAGGACTGGAACCCATCAGGTAGTACATAAAGATGAGGCAGTTCCTTTTGTGAATGATCTTTATTCCAAAAACATAAATCTTCTGACTAAAAAAGTATATTCTCATGTATAACAACAAGTGAACAGCAACCCACAATTTTTGGTAGTTATATAAATATACATTTACATAGGTCATTTTGAATGGCGTGTcctttcattacattttatttcctGCTTCAAAATTATGCTAGCTAAATCAGCACTGGAACATACAGGTAACACATTCCCATCAGCCCCTCACAGATATGGTACAAATAGAGTCCCAGAAGAAAAACTCACAGGACAGAACAAATACAACAGAAATCAGCAGTTTAATGTTATAATAATAACATAAGTGTAAGAAATTTATATAAGAGTAAGAATCAAATAATACAGAAATGGAAGTCAAGAAGTTAATAAGTCTATTAGTCTTCGCAACAAATTTTAGGCATATCAATACAATTACAGTTATCACACAATCTGTAAGCTCTGTCCGCTGTCACAGTGAAATGATTCAAATAACAATCAGCTCAGACAAAACAGCATCATAAATCTGTAGTcatcaagaaataaataatttgaaattagCCTAAAGTGAGAAAACTTAAAGCCAATCTCCAGTTTAACTGTTGATTATGTCAATGCCATTATTAATGACATATTGACTGACAGTTAGTTGGAATATTTAACAAACTATAAgcaccctctgacaagcacttcacTAGTTTTTGCAGGATGTAAATGTACAACTACAATCAAAGCCTGCAGTGAGTGTCGCCCCATTATGGTAATGTAAtctctaaataaaaataaaaaaataaaaaaatttaaaacactgaTCTCAGATCAACAGGTATACGCAAATGTCCTCACTCCTGCATGCTTTTGAAGTGTGCTGCTCCCACACTGAGAAAAACATAGGGAAGAGAAGACAAGAAGTGGGCCACTGCTAATAAGAATGAACAAGTTTTAACCAAAGTCTACTACATTGACAAACACAGAACTTTTTGCACAAAGAATGCTGTCAATATCTTCTTTTGTTCTTGCCTGCCATAATTCAATAAACATGTGTCCCCCATAACATCCAATCTTGATTTTCTAATTACCTTCTCTCTCATTTTTAGCTTTTTATATATTCAAATATAATGTTTTGTTGGCATTTTACTGACAAATTTCATTTCTTCCTGCCCACCGTCAGTTTCTCAATCCATGCTCCTGGAAGTTTTTCTCCTTAGTCTTCAAAAGCTCCTAATCACATTTTCTCACCTCGCCCCTTTTTTTTCAGATCTAAGAAAAGTGGATTCAGAAAGCTCGTGTGGCTTCACCATTTTGTACATCTGATACTGCTGCCTGCTAGTGAAATGGTGCTTTTATAGATTTATTGTATTCTAATTTCATACACAACTATCTTTGATAGTGTAGAAAATACAGACTGCTTTGGACTAACACATGAAATGTAAACACAGCTCAATACAACAAATTACATGTTTCCAACAGCAAAGAACAAGTTGTATGGTCAACATACTTTAAACAAACACTCTTGTCAACATACTCTAAACAAACACCCTTACATCTTTTACAGGTAAAGGATAACAGTTATCTAATTGCAAAGTATCATGAAAGAGGAAAAAATGTTCTAAAGATAGCCTGCAATCAATCTAAaatgaaattatggaaaaatgcagtTACCATTCAATATACTGCGAATACTTTCAGTGAAACTAATATTCTCTTCAATAACATTCTAATTGATTTGGACAGGACTCTTCTGTCAATGGCACGTAAAATAGGCATGCTACCTCCCTCAAGAAGTGAAGTTGAATGGTGGTGATGTTTTCATTCAAAGTGACTAATGACAAAATTTTAATCTCTCAAACATCAACTAccataattattatttaattaatatacTACTTCCTCTATAACTATTTTGTTAATTCCAAAAAGTTCAGAGACCAATAGAAAATTAAATCCCATTAATAACCACAGAGTTGAATGTAAACCACATCTTTCCTGAAATTGGACTTCAGAGTTTGAAGCCATTACAGACCAAACCAAAAATGCACAAAAAAGGCAATCAATTTATGTAGGCCTACAGTATGTCCAAATGTTAAtaattaatataacaacttttctgAGAAAAATATCAACATATAATTTGAAACAAATGGCGGTGGAGGTAAATGTAATATGATATTATCCAAAACTAGAATGATAGATTCACTACAAAATGCATATTTAAAGCTTCCTCTGTAAGTGCAGCAGACTGCTTCAAAGAGACAAAATAATATGTTAAtagacaaaagaaaagtatgtgaaCCACTTGAATATGGCAatttgataaaataataataaaaaagtaaagcaCTATTAAAATTGTACAAATGCATTGTGATATGGGATACAAACTGCTAAGACTGAGCAAAACATTTCAACACTTGTGAGAAATTAGCAAGGGCAATAACATACCATGCCTCAATGTATGGCAGTGATATACAAAGATTCTCAGTTGCAAGGGCTACTGGTGTACCTGTGGATGTAGACAGCCTGTAACTATCATTCagcaacaaaacaaacatttttctgcaTCATAAGTAAAAATACACTCACTACCAAGATCCAATACCTAACCCTCCATTGACATACTAATACATGTGGTCTAgccatttttctgttctttttgcCACCAACATAAAAATAATCCGTTTTTGATATTCAGATGTGTAAAGAGAGATCTTATACATGACAGTCTAGAATAATGCTCTGTTGACAATAGTTACTCAGTCAACACAGAACAAATATGCTCAATTATTAGTACACTAGACAGATGTGTCCTGTTGTTGCTGTACTGTGTTTCCTACAGTCTTACTGAAACCCAAAAGAAATTCACCAGAGTGAGTAATCCACATTTTCAAGGCAATACAAATGTTTtacattcagtttgtttttatGAAACTACAAAGAGCTGATAATATATTGTGATAAGAATAGTATCTATTGACAATTATTGTCTGTCCATCTCAAATTGCCATAAGCATGAGTAGCCGATTTTTAATGCATATTCCAAAAGTAATTCTGTGTTTTATTCTGCCCAGCAATATGCACCCAATCACACAGGTGCTACAATGTCCAGCTAGGAAGTTTTGAAACAGCATGCCTATTTATTAGGTATGTACTTAATTTTAATAAATATCTGCTTTGCTTGTACATTACATTCAATTACACAGGCTTTGTCCCTTGCTGAAACTCCAGCTGCTGCTGTTTGAATGTCTGTTGCTGCAATTCCAGTGCTTTTTTCTTATATTTCTCGGCTAAATCTTCATTTTTGTCAACACCATCACCCCTCCGATACATCTGACTTACATTTGCACAGGCCTGCATGCTACCTAGATCACAAGCTTTTAATGAAAATGAATAAGCTTTAGCCATATCCTTCTCAATGAAACCATTTTTCAGACCCTGTAAAAACATAGTGCTGACATAAAAGCAACAGTGCGCGTCGTTATCATCACAACATTTGCGTAGTGAAGCTACCCCTAAAGCATAGTCCTTCTCTTTCCTGCTGTTTTTAGTATCTAGAATGTTTAAAACGCCAACATTAAAGCAAGCTTTGGTTTCACCCAGGTCACATGCCTTTTTATAATACTTAAATGCTACTTCTGTATCTTTAGTGGTGTTTCCCTTCCCAACAAATGAATAATTTCCAAATTTCTGACAGCTTTTACCAAAATTATAGTCATCACAGTTAGTTTTATACACTTTCGCTGCTTTATCAAAATCCTTCTTGATGGCTTCTAAGTAATCCCCCAACAAATGACATACCTCTGGTTTCTTTTCTTGATAGCAACCAAAacgatattcaatacctaaattatGTAAGTATTGCTTCACTTCTTCTTCATCTTTTAAGTTTACACCCATATTGCACAACACACTGGCTTAATCTAATTTAGTCAACACGACAGCTTATGAAGCACTGTTATACCTTCTTGTCTCACAATATTTTCAGCCTCCAGTGACTCACTTCTGTATACTGTCATTTATTTACACCTTTAATGTGGATTACTGCAACACCACACAACTCTTCTGCCCCAAATATCGCCGACCGAAGTTTACCGACACTCGTTTGTTATTTCAAAGTTTTAATATCTCAAAGATCTGTGCTCTCGTCGCAAgacagctgagcagcatttgttgaTTGTTTGATAAGCTTTGACGTACCTGTTGACAACAGACTATCGCTCCAAATTTTAATCGAGTAAAACGGCTCTGTGTTGTAGGGAGGTTTGTTTGTGTATTAcgtgttgatgttgttgttatgtTTCCTTGCCTATTGCAGGCGGCAGGATGTAAATATTTTTAGTTAGTAAAAGTGCAATGTGATTGTAACAACGGTGTAATGAATTATTACATGAAATTTTCACCAAGGGATACAAAGACTGCCAAGAATGATCTTTTCAGTATCAGTGTAAACAGGATATGGCATATTCGGTGCgtttagaaatataaaaattacttttaCGTAAATTTAAATTTGAATACACGTGATTGGATTTTTCCTGTACTATATTCTGGCACTTTTTCGGGTAAATACATGTACAACTTCACATTAAGAATTACTTCCTAGATATTGTCCAAAAAAAGTCGTAACGAGTTTACATTTTTTACCCGTCAGCCCAAAGtaacgtaaaaaaatttaattacgtaTTGACTCTCGGAATTTCAATCCCAGTACTGTCAGAATCGCACAATTGTGTAGCAGTTTCGTTAAGTATAGcataatgaaaataaatgttcagtTTTTAGGTGTAAAAGGCAGCACAGCGACAACTATGTTCCGCAGAAGAGCCTTGTGTATAGCGATTGCTTTAGAGTCGACCTGTCAGTGTAATTTGTATGCGATATAGTTACACAGTGACATAAAAAGCTTTGAAAATGAAATGATTTAATGTTGTTCAGAGATACAGTTTTTATTCAGGCCGTCTGTTCAAAACCGTGTTTTGAGCCATAACCCATCCCCCACCACATTTTTGTAGActaaagcaatgaaaaaaaaattctgtgcgctAAATACCATTAGTTCAGATCTAATGGTGACaactaattttgatttttttttcgccATTCGTATTTTAGATAAGCAGTGGTATATATTTTCAACCAACACTGGCtcacaggacatcattaaaacattcGGAACATAGTGGATAGCATAATAACAATGTGCATTTATCGCTTCTTTTCAGTAGGTTAATTATATGTATACACTATTCTTTTGGTGAAGGAGAAGCAGATGAGTAGTGACATCATAACAAAGAGAAATATGACATTTTTATGGATACTGCTCAGATTTGAGCAATAATTTAATCCAAACAAGAAAGTTCTATTGTGGGAAAAAAGCCTACTGTGCTCCACtaagtgaaataaaaaataatagacAGTACAGACATTCAACATACCAGGAGGCAATTCTTCAGCAGCAAAGTCATCTGCATTTTTCTTCTGTAAATCTTTTTTTGGAAatgtaacaggaaagatacctttaCTCCTTTTTCTCTATTTAGGCCTATCCTTTTTGTCGGTTTTACACAAACATGACATAATATACCTCACTTGGTCTCACATTTAATTCCTGAGAActtgggaatttgtggtacaagTAAGAGACTAACTTATGAAAAGAGGCAACAATTTGATATGTGAAGATCAttattatgtaaataatttatgaGTTAAAGAGAGCACTCACTGAATAGTAGAAACACTGAATAATTGACAAGCACAGTTTTATTCCCACATAATTTACATTTAACAGAATATTGCTTATGTAAAGATCACTATCAGTCACTTTTCGTATGAACTGGAAATAATTTACAGGCTTTAGTTTCGCTGTGCTATATACAAAATGCACATACTATGCAAGACACACAAGCCTTAAGATATGTGTTTACTATTGTGGAATGGCATGTATCTGTAAAACAGTGAATTTCACTTTGTAGATTATATAGGTGAATGTAAAAAATTGATAGTGTTTACTGTTGAGAAGTTTTCCATAACAGTTGTCACAACATGAAAAGTGAAGAAGTGACAGTGATACTTATAAAAATCACAGTTgaattttcatttttcagtgttATGTGAATTTCATTTATCTGAATTAATATATGCATATGAGTGTGTGACAAATACTTGCAATGCACGACTTAATTGTTTCTATTATTGTTGTCAATGCATATGATGTGCTTTAGATACACAAGAGGGCACGTTTCCAGAAAGCaataaatgtgttgatgaaataagTTTGAATAAAAATTTATGAATGGGTGACTGAATTATAAATTGTGAGCAATTTCACATTCACTGCTCTATAAGCACCTTCCCTAGACCTTTCCATGgtaaacatattttttaaagtCACCTACCCACCTTATACATCTGCTACATATACCACAGGCCACCATACAGTGCTTGGCGGATTTTATCCTGTGCCTCTAGTAGTTATTTCCTTTTCTCTTCCACTTGAAAATAAAtcgagggaagaatgactgtctttaAGTCTTcaaatgagccctaatttctcgtatctttatCTTTGTGGTCCTGAGGTTGAATTTATGTGGGCAGCTGTAGTATCTTTCTACAGTTaccttcaaatgctggttttctatattttctcaacagtgttcgtaAAAAACAATGTCACCATCCATCCAGGGATCCCAGTTGAGTTCCCAAAGCCTCTCCCTAACACTTGCAtactgttcaaacctaccggtaacaaatctagcaggctatctctgaattgcttcaatatcttcctttaatctgacctggtaaggatcccaaacactgaAGCAGTACTAAAGAATAATTTTTGCTAGTATCCTACATGcagtcacctttacagatgaaccacactttccaacgttctcccagtaaactgaaggcCGACCAGTCGCCttcccctaccacaatcctcacatgctcagtccatttcatatcgctttgcggtgtaatgccaagatatttaaatgacatgactttGTCAAATGGGCCACTACTAATGATGCATTTCAACATTTTGGGTTAGATTTTCCTACTCATTCACATCttattacatttagagctagctgtcattcatcacaccaactagaaattttatgtaagtcgtcatgtgtcctcctacagtcactcagcttcaacACCTTCCCATATGacccagcaccatcagcaaaccacCACTGATTCCTCTCTGTTGGATCATTTAGGTAGGCTATATGTGAAATAATAAATGCCCTATCATacttacctggggcactcctgacagtaTACTTGCCTATACTTGCCTCTGATTAACACTCGTCAAGGATAACATGCTGaagttgtattacttaagaagccttcgagtcgctcacatatctgggaacctattccatatgattTGTACCTTCATTAAGAATCCGTAGTGTCATATCATGTCAgacactttccagaaatctagagatATGTAATCTACCTTTTGCCCTTAAtcaatagttcacagtatatcaagaGAAAAGGACAAGATAAATTTTGCACAAGTGAGGctttctaaaaccacactgatttgtGGATATaaccttctcagtctcaagaaaattaaaTAGATTACAATTGAGAATACattcaagaattctacagcaaacccAATCTtagggatatttgtctgtaatttggcAGTTCtgttattttacccttcttatatatagcagtcatctgcacttttttccagtcacttgggattttgtgctgggtgagag
This region of Schistocerca gregaria isolate iqSchGreg1 chromosome 7, iqSchGreg1.2, whole genome shotgun sequence genomic DNA includes:
- the LOC126281790 gene encoding cytochrome c oxidase assembly factor 7 homolog — protein: MGVNLKDEEEVKQYLHNLGIEYRFGCYQEKKPEVCHLLGDYLEAIKKDFDKAAKVYKTNCDDYNFGKSCQKFGNYSFVGKGNTTKDTEVAFKYYKKACDLGETKACFNVGVLNILDTKNSRKEKDYALGVASLRKCCDDNDAHCCFYVSTMFLQGLKNGFIEKDMAKAYSFSLKACDLGSMQACANVSQMYRRGDGVDKNEDLAEKYKKKALELQQQTFKQQQLEFQQGTKPV